Proteins from a genomic interval of Kaistia defluvii:
- a CDS encoding transglycosylase SLT domain-containing protein, whose translation MIRLSNPMRSRSRRIQPALSGWMRGLIGLSLGLLLPAVALADDSTSRELIEARIAYYAKTYNVPVDLLRKVVRTESTFNPAARNGPYWGLMQIRHNTAQGLGYQGSPTGLLDAETNLIYGGAYLANAYIVAGGNAARAHSLYKSGYYYEAKRKRLLSKLIKVPMGTTPVLVAGKIVTRPSNKSMLALAAPVAATPAAQKAPTAKLVLAEGAKPDIAAEADAASVAVATAMAPVPLRKPVVAAPVVEMAAIVPPILPRPRPATSVQVATSQDADGKETKGSAAAPVRGLLYATAILPPSKVIRPDYAEQTLAQPELALASASSSRFAKDATAIAFATPSQARLSAAHKLPAAIRIASTDDGIRSDAPGCCRMDAPVDAAAAPLPRARPAHKAN comes from the coding sequence TTGATCCGACTATCAAACCCGATGCGCTCGCGATCCCGCCGCATCCAGCCTGCCCTTTCCGGGTGGATGCGTGGCCTGATCGGCCTGTCGCTGGGACTGCTGCTCCCGGCCGTGGCCCTTGCTGATGACAGCACGTCGCGCGAGCTCATCGAGGCCCGCATCGCCTATTACGCCAAGACCTACAACGTGCCGGTCGACCTGCTGCGAAAAGTGGTCCGCACCGAAAGCACTTTCAATCCCGCGGCGCGCAACGGTCCCTATTGGGGCCTGATGCAGATCCGGCATAACACCGCCCAGGGCCTCGGCTACCAGGGTTCGCCCACCGGCCTTCTCGACGCGGAAACCAACCTGATCTATGGCGGCGCCTATCTGGCCAATGCCTATATCGTCGCCGGCGGCAACGCCGCCCGCGCCCACAGCCTCTACAAGAGCGGCTATTACTACGAGGCGAAGCGCAAGCGCTTGCTGTCGAAACTGATCAAGGTTCCGATGGGCACGACGCCGGTGCTGGTCGCCGGCAAGATCGTCACCCGCCCGTCGAACAAGTCCATGCTGGCGCTCGCCGCCCCGGTCGCCGCAACGCCGGCGGCGCAGAAGGCGCCGACGGCAAAGCTGGTGCTGGCCGAGGGCGCCAAGCCCGATATCGCCGCCGAGGCGGACGCAGCCTCGGTCGCCGTCGCGACGGCCATGGCGCCCGTCCCCCTGCGCAAGCCCGTCGTCGCCGCCCCTGTCGTCGAGATGGCGGCCATCGTCCCGCCGATCCTGCCGCGTCCCCGGCCCGCCACGTCGGTGCAGGTCGCGACCAGCCAGGATGCCGACGGCAAGGAAACCAAGGGATCGGCCGCGGCCCCGGTTCGCGGGCTGCTCTACGCGACCGCGATCCTGCCGCCTTCGAAGGTCATCCGGCCCGACTATGCCGAGCAGACCCTCGCCCAGCCGGAATTGGCGCTGGCCAGCGCGTCGTCGTCGCGCTTCGCCAAGGATGCGACGGCCATAGCCTTCGCGACGCCCTCGCAGGCACGGCTTTCCGCCGCTCACAAGCTGCCAGCCGCCATTCGCATCGCCTCGACCGATGATGGCATCCGCTCCGATGCGCCCGGCTGCTGCCGGATGGATGCGCCCGTCGACGCAGCCGCCGCTCCCCTGCCCCGCGCCCGCCCCGCCCACAAGGCCAACTGA
- a CDS encoding VOC family protein, with translation MRTFTEGGTMQVAYVVRDLEAAMKRHWDIFKIGPWDIYQFEPGKVQNYFYRGKPATHTCLIAVAWSGDTQLELMQPLTGYSIYDEHLEKHGEGLHHIKLFYADCQKAVETFTRKGYPVIQSGRIDEDEHYYLDTEKDFGYIVELGNAGRIRPAERRYPA, from the coding sequence ATGAGAACCTTCACCGAAGGCGGCACGATGCAGGTCGCCTATGTCGTCCGCGATCTCGAAGCGGCGATGAAGCGTCACTGGGACATCTTCAAGATCGGCCCCTGGGACATCTACCAGTTCGAACCCGGCAAGGTTCAGAACTATTTCTATCGCGGCAAGCCGGCGACGCACACCTGCCTGATCGCGGTCGCCTGGAGCGGCGACACCCAGCTCGAACTGATGCAGCCGCTGACCGGCTACAGCATCTATGACGAGCATCTCGAAAAGCACGGCGAAGGCCTGCACCACATCAAGCTGTTCTACGCGGATTGCCAGAAGGCGGTCGAGACCTTCACCCGGAAAGGCTATCCGGTGATCCAGAGCGGCCGGATCGACGAGGACGAGCACTACTATCTCGATACCGAGAAGGACTTTGGCTACATCGTCGAACTCGGCAATGCCGGCCGGATCCGTCCGGCCGAGCGCCGCTACCCGGCCTGA